One Glycine max cultivar Williams 82 chromosome 6, Glycine_max_v4.0, whole genome shotgun sequence DNA segment encodes these proteins:
- the LOC102667689 gene encoding uncharacterized protein isoform X1 codes for MNAVAISIYELLHVQMLIRLGGFKIEMTGMIDRLEVSFQRQFNYHDQVPHKIGGGKTGNKYMKTNDGLRRPMESSKHYIDSPWPAVTYDIMAPSPVVGSSFKLVFQQILDSQAQLLEGKEYHKIQNPTVETNDHPHAPADSNIYTQPEDVSSDSAARALRPPKVGYCKICEVHLPYCKTLEMHNQENSHQIMLKLYEEIQRLKTSNVQIPNSQKNLVVLPKTVHISGKNGHPQKNMSSEASILKHKNYLKKGMGLTCEIPAKGPEVKPRDNSGAQGHGFKQNIRGLKIGKSSFKLQSQRILASQTPVSEHKEHAIHIGPESQLSKDTADCENQSCTDEKNNQLLPSIVAEFNSPSDSSTNTQTTDECSKAEQRIEILTHQSGTTQLSQVAVCLQCGNAGFPETLVFCNKCQVYARHRYCLDGPVIFTDDVTWFCEDCEAKVTSFHDSCTLLPSGKNISLNSGNDASQARIEPKSCIESVKNKQEPQNIIAKTMVLLSDNHSLSHHGLSQCINNAEKENKFEKEFQPDPKDEANTSESLNATVPYPIADPVWRGSLRISDPSFGTVIGLLAHVSTLASPKVLEETRFFPDVLCPDLRPRTAVWPKSFMKCGPNMDSIALYFFPDSERVERAFHKLVEDMMYFDLSLRTEVENAELLIFPSILLPIQCRRFLEKYYLWGVFRAKKPSL; via the exons ATGAATGCTGTAGCCATATCAATTTATGAACTGCTTCATGTTCAAATGCTTATTAGATTAGGAGGTTTCAAAATAGAAATGACTGGAATGATAGATCGTTTAGAGGTTTCCTTTCAGAGGCAGTTTAACTACCATGACCAAGTTCCTCATAAGATTGGTGGAGGCAAAACAGGTAATAAATATATGAAGACAAATGATGGGTTAAGAAGACCCATGGAATCATCTAAACATTATATTGATTCTCCATGGCCAGCTGTGACATATGATATAATGGCACCATCACCTGTGGTGGGGTCTAGTTTCAAGCTTGTATTTCAGCAAATCTTAGACTCACAGGCACAATTATTGGAAGGCAAAGAATATCATAAGATTCAAAATCCTACTGTAGAAACAAATGATCATCCACATGCCCCTGCagattctaatatttacacCCAACCAGAAGATGTGAGTTCTGATTCTGCAGCAAGAGCACTAAGACCACCAAAAGTGGGATACTGTAAAATTTGTGAGGTTCATCTACCCTATTGCAAAACATTGGAAATGCATAACCAAGAAAATAGTCATCAAATAATGTTGAAACTATATGAGGAAATACAGAGACTAAAAACTTCAAACGTACAGATTCCAAATTCTCAAAAGAATTTAGTAGTTCTACCTAAGACAGTTCATATATCTGGGAAAAATGGTCACCCACAAAAGAATATGAGTTCAGAAGCTAGTATTTTGAAGCACAAGAATTACCTGAAGAAAGGTATGGGGCTGACTTGTGAAATTCCAGCTAAAGGACCTGAAGTGAAACCTAGGGATAATAGTGGGGCACAGGGTCATGGTTTCAAGCAGAATATTAGGGGTCTCAAAATAGGTAAATCAAGTTTCAAGCTACAGTCTCAACGCATTTTAGCTTCACAGACACCTGTATCAGAACACAAAGAACATGCTATACATATTGGACCAGAATCCCAATTATCAAAAGACACAGCAGATTGTGAGAACCAAAGTTGTACTGATGAGAAAAACAATCAGCTGCTGCCATCAATTGTAGCAGAGTTCAATTCCCCTTCAGATTCCAGTACTAACACCCAAACTACAGATGAATGTTCTAAAGCTGAACAAAGGATAGAGATTCTCACCCATCAGTCAGGGACAACTCAGCTGTCTCAG GTAGCTGTTTGTCTTCAGTGTGGCAATGCAGGGTTTCCAGAGACACTTGTGTTTTGCAACAAGTGTCAGGTATATGCACGTCATAG GTATTGTTTAGATGGACCTGTGATTTTTACCGATGATGTTACTTGGTTTTGTGAGGATTGCGAAGCAAAGGTGACATCTTTTCATGATAGTTGTACTCTTCTCCCATCTGGAAAAAACATCTCTCTAAATTCAGGAAATGATGCATCTCAAGCCAGAATAGAGCCAAAAAGCTGCATAGAGAGTGTAAAAAACAAGCAAGAGCCACAAAATATTATAGCTAAAACAATGGTGCTGTTATCTGATAATCACAGTTTGTCTCATCATGGGTTGTCTCAATGCATTAACAAcgctgaaaaagaaaataagtttgaGAAAGAGTTTCAACCAGATCCAAAAGATGAAGCTAATACTAGTGAGTCTTTAAATGCTACTGTTCCATACCCTATTGCTGATCCAGTCTGGag GGGAAGTTTGCGCATCTCCGACCCAAGTTTTGGTACTGTCATTGGTCTTCTGGCCCATGTGTCCACTTTAGCAAGCCCCAAAGTTCTGGAGGAGACAAGATTTTTCCCTGATGTGCTTTGCCCAGACTTGCGCCCAAGAACTGCGGTGTGGCCAAAGTCTTTCATGAAATGTGGACCAAATATGGATAGCAttgctctttatttttttcctgatAGTGAAAG AGTTGAGAGGGCCTTTCACAAGCTGGTAGAGGACATGATGTACTTTGACCTTTCCTTAAGAACAGAGGTTGAAAATGCTGAGCTTCTAATTTTTCCTTCTATATTACTCCCTATTCAATGCCGAA GATTTCTAGAAAAGTACTACTTGTGGGGTGTCTTCAGAGCAAAGAAACCTTCACTGTAA
- the LOC102667689 gene encoding uncharacterized protein isoform X2: protein MRQFNYHDQVPHKIGGGKTGNKYMKTNDGLRRPMESSKHYIDSPWPAVTYDIMAPSPVVGSSFKLVFQQILDSQAQLLEGKEYHKIQNPTVETNDHPHAPADSNIYTQPEDVSSDSAARALRPPKVGYCKICEVHLPYCKTLEMHNQENSHQIMLKLYEEIQRLKTSNVQIPNSQKNLVVLPKTVHISGKNGHPQKNMSSEASILKHKNYLKKGMGLTCEIPAKGPEVKPRDNSGAQGHGFKQNIRGLKIGKSSFKLQSQRILASQTPVSEHKEHAIHIGPESQLSKDTADCENQSCTDEKNNQLLPSIVAEFNSPSDSSTNTQTTDECSKAEQRIEILTHQSGTTQLSQVAVCLQCGNAGFPETLVFCNKCQVYARHRYCLDGPVIFTDDVTWFCEDCEAKVTSFHDSCTLLPSGKNISLNSGNDASQARIEPKSCIESVKNKQEPQNIIAKTMVLLSDNHSLSHHGLSQCINNAEKENKFEKEFQPDPKDEANTSESLNATVPYPIADPVWRGSLRISDPSFGTVIGLLAHVSTLASPKVLEETRFFPDVLCPDLRPRTAVWPKSFMKCGPNMDSIALYFFPDSERVERAFHKLVEDMMYFDLSLRTEVENAELLIFPSILLPIQCRRFLEKYYLWGVFRAKKPSL from the exons ATG AGGCAGTTTAACTACCATGACCAAGTTCCTCATAAGATTGGTGGAGGCAAAACAGGTAATAAATATATGAAGACAAATGATGGGTTAAGAAGACCCATGGAATCATCTAAACATTATATTGATTCTCCATGGCCAGCTGTGACATATGATATAATGGCACCATCACCTGTGGTGGGGTCTAGTTTCAAGCTTGTATTTCAGCAAATCTTAGACTCACAGGCACAATTATTGGAAGGCAAAGAATATCATAAGATTCAAAATCCTACTGTAGAAACAAATGATCATCCACATGCCCCTGCagattctaatatttacacCCAACCAGAAGATGTGAGTTCTGATTCTGCAGCAAGAGCACTAAGACCACCAAAAGTGGGATACTGTAAAATTTGTGAGGTTCATCTACCCTATTGCAAAACATTGGAAATGCATAACCAAGAAAATAGTCATCAAATAATGTTGAAACTATATGAGGAAATACAGAGACTAAAAACTTCAAACGTACAGATTCCAAATTCTCAAAAGAATTTAGTAGTTCTACCTAAGACAGTTCATATATCTGGGAAAAATGGTCACCCACAAAAGAATATGAGTTCAGAAGCTAGTATTTTGAAGCACAAGAATTACCTGAAGAAAGGTATGGGGCTGACTTGTGAAATTCCAGCTAAAGGACCTGAAGTGAAACCTAGGGATAATAGTGGGGCACAGGGTCATGGTTTCAAGCAGAATATTAGGGGTCTCAAAATAGGTAAATCAAGTTTCAAGCTACAGTCTCAACGCATTTTAGCTTCACAGACACCTGTATCAGAACACAAAGAACATGCTATACATATTGGACCAGAATCCCAATTATCAAAAGACACAGCAGATTGTGAGAACCAAAGTTGTACTGATGAGAAAAACAATCAGCTGCTGCCATCAATTGTAGCAGAGTTCAATTCCCCTTCAGATTCCAGTACTAACACCCAAACTACAGATGAATGTTCTAAAGCTGAACAAAGGATAGAGATTCTCACCCATCAGTCAGGGACAACTCAGCTGTCTCAG GTAGCTGTTTGTCTTCAGTGTGGCAATGCAGGGTTTCCAGAGACACTTGTGTTTTGCAACAAGTGTCAGGTATATGCACGTCATAG GTATTGTTTAGATGGACCTGTGATTTTTACCGATGATGTTACTTGGTTTTGTGAGGATTGCGAAGCAAAGGTGACATCTTTTCATGATAGTTGTACTCTTCTCCCATCTGGAAAAAACATCTCTCTAAATTCAGGAAATGATGCATCTCAAGCCAGAATAGAGCCAAAAAGCTGCATAGAGAGTGTAAAAAACAAGCAAGAGCCACAAAATATTATAGCTAAAACAATGGTGCTGTTATCTGATAATCACAGTTTGTCTCATCATGGGTTGTCTCAATGCATTAACAAcgctgaaaaagaaaataagtttgaGAAAGAGTTTCAACCAGATCCAAAAGATGAAGCTAATACTAGTGAGTCTTTAAATGCTACTGTTCCATACCCTATTGCTGATCCAGTCTGGag GGGAAGTTTGCGCATCTCCGACCCAAGTTTTGGTACTGTCATTGGTCTTCTGGCCCATGTGTCCACTTTAGCAAGCCCCAAAGTTCTGGAGGAGACAAGATTTTTCCCTGATGTGCTTTGCCCAGACTTGCGCCCAAGAACTGCGGTGTGGCCAAAGTCTTTCATGAAATGTGGACCAAATATGGATAGCAttgctctttatttttttcctgatAGTGAAAG AGTTGAGAGGGCCTTTCACAAGCTGGTAGAGGACATGATGTACTTTGACCTTTCCTTAAGAACAGAGGTTGAAAATGCTGAGCTTCTAATTTTTCCTTCTATATTACTCCCTATTCAATGCCGAA GATTTCTAGAAAAGTACTACTTGTGGGGTGTCTTCAGAGCAAAGAAACCTTCACTGTAA